In Phycisphaerae bacterium RAS1, the genomic window CGCGACAAGCTGCTCCGTGCCCTCGACGCGGCCGACGGAAAAACGCGCTGGGAATTCGCCACCCGCGGCCGAATCGACTCCTCGCCGGTAATCTGCGGCGGCCGCGTCTACGTCGGCTCCAACGACGGCAATCTGTACATCGTCGACGTGGCGACCGGCAAGGAACTCGGCCGTTTCGAAGCCGGCGGCGCGATCACCGCCTCCCCCGCCATCGCCGCCGGCCGCGTCGTGATCGGCACCGCGGATGGAGTGCTCTACTGCCTGGGTGGATGACGCTGCCTGCCCGACTGGCGTGTGGGGTGCCTAAGTGGAGTCCATCCAAGTTGTTATAATCTAGCAGGCGTTATGACTCCGAGCTGAGGGTCGTCTGATGGAAAACTCCCGTATCACATTCGATCCAGCTCGCATGCGCGGACAGGCGTGCATTCGCAACCTGCGTATCCCCGTCGCGACCGTCGTGCGCTGCGTCGCGAGCCGCATGACCATGCCCGAAATCCTGGCGGCCTATCCCGAACTCGAGGAAGCCGACATAGATGCCGCCCTGCAGTACGCGGCGACACTGACCGAAGACCGCGTTATTCCACTCGTGCAGACGCCATCGTGATTCGGCTACTGCTCGACGCTTCCCTATCCCATCTCATTGCCACACCGCTGACGTCGGCCGGATACGACGTAGTCCACATCGGTCAGCTTGGAATGTTGACGGCCGATGACCGAAGCATCATGCAGCGTGCGGCGGCTGACGGACGCGTCGTTCTCGCACAAGAGACGGACTTTGGAACGCTGCTGGCCCAGCAGCGCGCCTTGAGGCCGTCTGTGGTCCTGCTTCGCGTACGGAACGGACGCCCGGCGCATCAAGCGCGTTTGCTCCTCGAAGCGCTCCCGCAGATCAGCAGCGATCTGGAGCGGGGCGCGATCGCGGTGGTCACGGACGCCGCAATTCGGGTTAGACAACTGCCGGTCGAGCGAGGATCCGCCGAGCCGTAGAACGCAGACCAGACCGGCGTTCATGAGATTACCGCCGTCTTGGGCGATCGCTCAACCGGGAGCAATCAGCCGCACCAGCGCCAGTTTCGCGAACCAAATCACCCCGCCGCGCGTCTAATCTCCGAACGAGGACGCGATGACTCGCCCGACCGCAAGCGATGAAGAGCTTCTGGCTTCGTTTCGCAACGGGCAGCGCAGTGCGCTCGACGCGCTCGCGCGCCGCTACGAGCCGCCCATGCTGGGCCTGGCCCGCGGCCTCCTGAGCGGCCGGACCGACCTTGCCTGCGACGCCGTGCAGGAAACCTGGCTGCGCGTCATCCGCTTCCGTGACACGTTCAACGGACGCAGCAGCGTGAAAACCTGGGTCTATCGCATCCTGATCAACCAATGCCACAGCCTGCGGCGGATGACCGGGCCGGAAGCGTGCGGCGCCGCGACGATGTGGCGAGACGATGAACCTTCCCAAGCCGCGAAGGCCGCCGCACGCGGACCCGCAGCTCCCGCCGAGCCGCATGCCGCCGCAGAGCGCGCCGAGACGCGCGCCGGCTTGCGCGACGCGCTGGAGCGGCTGCCGTCGGACCGCCGCGGCGTGCTGCTGCTGTGCTACCACGAAGGCCTGACGCACGAAGCCGTGGCCGAGATCCTCCATATTCCGCTGGGAACTCTGAAATCCCGACTGCACGCCGCCCTCGAAGAGTTGCGCGGCCTGCTCTGTTCGGAGGACCGAACATGACTCCGACGCCGCCGGATGAACTCGAGCGCGGCTTGCGCGAATTGACGGCCTGGGTAGAACCGGCGCCTCAGCTCTGGAAGGCAGCGCTGCGCGCCGCGGACGCGACGCGCGCTCGCTCCGGCAGAATCTGGACGCTGAGGCCCTCCCGTCGTCAGTTCGACGTCGCGCTCGTCGGCGTGGTCGCGCTCTTGTTTGTCGCCGTGCTCACGTCGCTTCTGACGCCTTCCCTGAGTCGAGCGCGCGAATTCGCGAGCCCCAAGCGGCATCCCGTCGCTACTGAAAACCTCGGCCTCGCTCAGGAAATGGTTGCACGGCGTCCGTTCATCTCTCCGAGTACCGGCAATGCCGAAGACGCGCGGCGGAACGCTCCCGCCCGCCTCGGAGATCGCTGGTTTGCGTCCGCCGACGGCCTTGCGGCAGCGGAACGCTCCGTGGCGAAATCCGACCAGTCGCCCTCGGAAGGCGACAACCGCCAGGTGATCCGCAAAGCCACCATCGAGCTCGCCGCCGCCGATGTCCGCGCCGCGTATCTCAAAGCCGCGCTGCTCATCAGCGAAGCCCAGGGCGAGTACGTTCAGGACCTCGCGCTGACCGGCACGGGCCGGCAGACGCAGGCGAATCTCACGCTGCGCGTCGCGGCCGCCCGGCTGCCGCAGGTGCTCGACGCGCTGCGCGGCCTCGGAACCGTCCGCGCCGAACAGGCCTCCGGCGAAGACGTGACCGACCAGGTGATCGACCTCGACGCCCGGCTGCGCAACGACCAGCGCGTCGAAACCGAGCTCCTCAAGCTGCTCGAATCGCGAAAGGACGCCCCGCTCAAGGAAATCCTCGAACTCCGCGACAAGCTCGCCGACGTCCGCCGAACCATCGAACAGCTCACGGCACAGCGCGAGCGCATCGGCCGTCTGGTCGCCCTGGCCACCGTCCTGGTGCTGATCCGGGCGGAGGATGCACCTGCGACTGCCCAGCCTGGAATCGGCGCATACTTCCTGAGTGCAATCGCCAAGGCCTGGATCGCCGCCCTGCGCGTTCTGGCCGATACGGTCGCCTATTTGCTCACGCTCGCCGTCGGCGGAGCGATCTGGTGGGCGCTGCTCGCGACGCTGCTCGTCGTGCTTGTTCGGCGGTTGCGAGCGAGTCGCGGCGGCGCCTGACGACGACGCTTCGAATGTCGGGCATTACCCGCCATTTCACCAGGTGCCGGTCCGCGCCAATCCTTCACCCGGCGCCAATCCGCCCGGTACAATTCGACCGCCAAGCTGAGACGCGAGACTCGCACGAGGCGCGGCGGTGAACAATCCGGCGAACTCCGTCATCGCACCCTTCCGCCTTCCGCCGGCGGCTCTGTCCGGCATGCCGCGATTTCTCGCGCGCGGGTTGCGGTCTGTCTGCGAGAAGCTGCTCGCCTTCGATCCCCTGAATGCCGCCTACGCACGCGCCATCGCTCCGCAATCAGCGGCGCCGTTCTGTGAGCGCGGGCTGCGGGCGCTGGGCGTCTCGATCGACGTCTCGGCCCGCGACATCGCCGGCGTCCCCGCCAGCGGTTCGCTGATCGTCGTCGCCAACCATCCCTTCGGCGGCCTTGACGGGATGATCCTCACCGCCCTGCTGCAGCGCGTCCGCCCGGACGTGCGGCTGCTGGCCAACTACCTGCTGGCCGGCATCCCCGACATGCACGAGACGTGCTTCTTCGTCGACCCATTCGGCGGCCCGGACGCTGCCCGCCGCAACTTGAGCGCCATGAAATCCGCGCTGCGCTGGGTGAAGGGCGGAGGTGTGCTCGGCGTCTTCCCCGCCGGTGAAGTCTCGCACCTGCGCCTGTCGCACCGCTGCATCACCGATCCGCCCTGGAGCGACTCGGTCGCCCGCTTGGCGCAGGCCGCCGCCGCCCCCGTGCTGCCGGTCCACTTCAGCGGCGGCAACAGCCGGCTCTTTCAGGTGCTTGGCCTGATTCACCCGCGGCTTCGGACGGCGATGCTGCCGCGCGAGCTGCTGAACAAGAGCGGCAAGGCCATCCAGGTGCGCATCGGCTCGCTCATTCCCGCCGCACGACTCACGCGAGTCGCCGCGGCGGCCGGCGCGATGGACCCCGTCATCCGCGACGGCGCGACGCGCGTGACTGAATATCTACGGCTGCGAACGTACATCCTTGCCGGACGCAGCGACGGCAGGGTCAACGCGAGCCCGGCCGCGCCGCCGCGCACCGCACTCGCTGCTCCGCCCGTGGTTGAACCGTTGCCGCCCGGCGACGTCGCCGCGGAGGTCGCGGCGCTGCCGGCGTCGCACTGCTTGGCGCAAACCGGGTCGCTCTCGGTGCATTTCGGCGCCGCGGCCCAGCTCCCGCGCGTCCTGCGCGAAATCGGCCGATTGCGCGAGACAACATTCCGCCTCGCGGGCGAGGGCACGGGCCGTGAAATCGACCTGGACCGCTTCGACCAGCACTACCGGCATCTGTTCGTTTGGGACGCGGCAACTCGGCGCATCGTCGGCGCGTACCGCCTCGGCCAGACCGACGAGATACTCCCACGCTTCGGACCGAGTGGGCTCTACACCACCACGCTCTTCACTTTCCACCCGCGTCTCTTGTCGCAGCTTACCCCCGCGCTAGAGCTGGGCCGCTCGTTCGTCGTGCCCGAGTTCCAGCGCGATTTTGCGCCGCTCATGCTCCTGTGGCGCGGGATTGGCCGATTCGTCGTGATGCATCCCCGCTACCGCCTCCTCTTCGGCGCCGTCAGCATCAGCGACGAGTATCAGTCCATGACCCGCAACCTTCTCCTGGAGTTTCTGAGGGAGCATCGCCTCGAGCGCAGTCTCGCCCCGCTTATCCGTGCCAAGCACCCGCCGCGCCCGCAGCGCTTCCGCCACGCCGACGCCGGCGCCGCGTCATTCGTCGCCGACGTGAAGGACGTTGAAGAGCTGGTGAGCGAGATCGAAGCCGAGCGCCGCGGCGTACCGGTGCTGCTGAGGCAGTATCTAAAGCTCAATGCGCGGCTGCTCGGATTCAATATTGACCCGGACTTTGGGGATGTGCTCGACGGGTTGATTCTCATTGACCTGGCGACGGTCGATCGCCCGATCCTGACCCGTTACCTGGGGAAAGAGGGTTCCGCCGAGTTCCTGGCGTTTCACGCAGCGCGGACGTTACGCCCGGCGCCGTAGCAGCGCGAGGCCCATCATTGCCAGCGGCCAAAGCGCCGTCGGCTCCGGCACCAGTGAGAGCGTCGTGCGCATCCCGCCCACCGCCATCGGCGTGTTGAACGCCCACTGCGTGTCGTTGAATCCCCGGCCGCCGTCCTGATAGGCGAGCGTCGCGCTCTCGCCCCCGTTGCCAGGGGAGTCGATGTCGTCGTAGAGAAACTGGATCAGCAGGTCCGTCGCCGCGCGCGCATCAAATATCTGGATTTGAAACGTAATTCCGTCCCACACCGGCGGCCCATCGCGGGCGCCGTCGAGCGGGCGATCTTCCCACTGAATGACAATCCGATCCTCGAATTCCTCGTACAGCACCCGGCCGCGGACCGTGTCGCCAATGTCATCCCAGTACGGAAACAGCCCCTGGCCTCCGCCGAACGCGTTCATCGACGGTATTTCTTCGTTCTCCGCCGGAAGCAGGTCGCTCGGTGGCGTGCCGAATGCGACGCCGCCGTTGTTGGCCACCGCCAGCCGGCCCGCCGGAAACACCTCGTTCCCGATCGCCGTGTTGATCACCGCCGAGTCGTTGTCGCCCAGCAAGAGGTCCGTGGCGCCAGCCGACATCGCCAGATCGATGAACTGCCCCGGAATGGTGTCGACAAACCCAAGCAACGGCGGCGGCGCGCCGCCAATCGGAAAATCATCACGCCCCCCTCCACCCAGCGACGGCGGAGGACTCCCTCCAAGTCCCGGCGGCGGCAGCACCGGCGGATTTGAGCCCGCCGCGGCGCGCGTGCATAGCACAATCATCGCGGCCCACGCCGCGAGAGCCTTTCTCATCGCTCCATCCGCCTCCGTGGAACTACGATTCGAGCCCGACTGCATGCCGAAACTAAACACTGAGCGTATCAGCCGGAACGGTCCGGAGCAAGGAATTTCCGAAATGGGCAAACCGGGCGAAATGGGGGACCGGCCTCTGGCCGGTCCCTATCGCAGCCAGACCGGCGTCCCTACGGCCGCAAGTCGCGTCGGACACCGCGCCCGCCGATGAAAAACAGCAACAGGCCGATAACCGTCCCACCCAGCGCCAGCCACGGCGCCGCCCCGGCTGACCGCCAATCCGTGGCCAGCCGCTCAAGCAGAACCAGCGGCATCGCATCGTGCGGCAGCGTCAGCATGCCCCACGCCGCCGCCAGGAACGCCATCGCCGACACCAGCAACACCGGAGGCAACATCTTGTCGCGGGCCGCATTCAGCCGGCTGCGCGTGAACCCATAGCCGGCGTAAACACCGAGGCCGATCATCAGCCACGCCGCAAAGCGCCACCACGACGCCGGCGGCAGATACACAATCAGCCCGACGCAGGACGCCGCCCCCAGCAACGGAATCAGCCAGGCCCCCAGCGGCACGCGGAACGGCCGCACACGATCCGGATCGCGCAAGCGCAGAATCGGAATCCCGAGGCACACAAGCACAAAAGCGAACAGCGTTCCGATGTTCGTCAAATCCACCATCTCGTCTATCCGCGCGAACGCCGCAAACGCCGCCACCAGCACGCCCGTGATAAGAGTCGTGACGTGCGGCGTACGAAAACGCGCGTGCACCCGCGCAAACAGCGGCGGGAGCATGCCGTCGCGGGCCATGGAGAAGAAGATCCGCGGCTGGCCAAGCTGAAACACAAGCAGCACCGCCGTCATCGCTACGACCGATCCCAGCGCCACCAGCGTCCGCACCCACGTCAACTGCGGGGCCACGTGATCCAGCGCCATCGTCAGCGGCTCGGCCTGCTCGTTTCCCATCCGCTTGATCAGTTCCTCGTACGGAATCAGCCCGGTGAACACCGCGGCGACCAGGATGTACAGAACCGTGCAGATGCCCAGCGATGCAAAGATGCCGATCGGCATGTCGCGCGCCGGCCGCCGCGTCTCCTCCGCCACGGTCGAGACTGCGTCGAACCCGATGTACGCAAAGAAGATCACCGCCGCGGCGCTCAGCGTTCCCTTCCATCCGTTCGGCTGAAACGGCTGCCAGTTCTCCGCCATCTTCGCCGGGCTGACGATGCTGCACGCCGCCGCCACGAAGAACAGCAGGATGAGAATCTTGAAGATCACCATCACGGCGTTGAAGCTCGCCGACTCGCGCACGCCGATCACCAGCACTCCGGTAATCGCCAGCACGATCGCCGCCGCCAGCGCGTTGAAGATGATCGGCACCCCGTAAATGTGCGGCGCCGCGTCCCTGATCGTCGCCACGCCCGCCCCGCTGCGAAAATCGGTCGTCAGCCATTCCGGCAGGTGCACGCCGACGCTTCCGAGCAGCGTGTTGAAGTACCCGGCCCAACTGATGGCCACCGCCACGTTGCCGACGGCGTATTCGATGATCAG contains:
- the rpoE_5 gene encoding ECF RNA polymerase sigma-E factor, whose translation is MTRPTASDEELLASFRNGQRSALDALARRYEPPMLGLARGLLSGRTDLACDAVQETWLRVIRFRDTFNGRSSVKTWVYRILINQCHSLRRMTGPEACGAATMWRDDEPSQAAKAAARGPAAPAEPHAAAERAETRAGLRDALERLPSDRRGVLLLCYHEGLTHEAVAEILHIPLGTLKSRLHAALEELRGLLCSEDRT
- the yhdG_2 gene encoding putative amino acid permease YhdG, with translation MLAALFRSKSVDQILAAPEEGGHALRRSLGAWDVTLLGVGAIIGAGIFSTIGTATAGDSARPGAGPSLMLSFVITAVACGLTALCYAEFASTVPISGSAYTYAYATFGELIAWIIGWDLIIEYAVGNVAVAISWAGYFNTLLGSVGVHLPEWLTTDFRSGAGVATIRDAAPHIYGVPIIFNALAAAIVLAITGVLVIGVRESASFNAVMVIFKILILLFFVAAACSIVSPAKMAENWQPFQPNGWKGTLSAAAVIFFAYIGFDAVSTVAEETRRPARDMPIGIFASLGICTVLYILVAAVFTGLIPYEELIKRMGNEQAEPLTMALDHVAPQLTWVRTLVALGSVVAMTAVLLVFQLGQPRIFFSMARDGMLPPLFARVHARFRTPHVTTLITGVLVAAFAAFARIDEMVDLTNIGTLFAFVLVCLGIPILRLRDPDRVRPFRVPLGAWLIPLLGAASCVGLIVYLPPASWWRFAAWLMIGLGVYAGYGFTRSRLNAARDKMLPPVLLVSAMAFLAAAWGMLTLPHDAMPLVLLERLATDWRSAGAAPWLALGGTVIGLLLFFIGGRGVRRDLRP